The following coding sequences lie in one Desulfovibrio aminophilus genomic window:
- a CDS encoding MFS transporter — translation MNAIRSLCAVGFLARFSYALARNPVLPLFALFLGAGPEAVGLAVGISTVTGIFFKMPSGALSDVIGRRRTMLAGLIVFALLPFAYLLIHDYTGLVIVRFLHGLATAIYGPVVMAVVADLAGSRKGEMLSWFSSVTIIGTLLGAPIGGLILHTLVPGTEGPGLWAFRTVYLVSGVLGAASLILGWRILRREGRPVGVGGLRSRLAKFRTGIREVLSDRRVVIASGMEGIQNMTMGALEAFLPIYAVTVAGLNEFQAGLLWGAQIVVTMLSKPIMGRLSDRNGRKPVIALGLICCAVSFMAIPWLDGFWTLCLAALVFGLGEAFVTSSSAALVADICHRRNYGAAMGTFGTLFDIGHASGPILSGVLVSGLGYRAAFAIMGMVLLLALPVLWKGITDETFNGEPQDSEVAA, via the coding sequence ATGAACGCCATCCGCTCTCTGTGCGCCGTGGGATTCCTGGCCCGCTTCTCCTACGCCCTGGCCCGCAACCCCGTGCTGCCGCTCTTCGCCCTGTTCCTGGGAGCCGGGCCGGAAGCCGTGGGCCTGGCCGTGGGCATCTCCACGGTAACCGGCATCTTCTTCAAGATGCCCTCGGGCGCGCTCTCCGACGTCATCGGCCGGCGCAGGACCATGCTGGCCGGACTGATCGTCTTCGCCCTGCTGCCCTTCGCCTACCTGCTGATTCACGATTACACGGGCCTAGTGATCGTCCGTTTCCTGCACGGCCTGGCCACGGCCATCTATGGCCCGGTGGTCATGGCCGTGGTGGCGGACCTGGCCGGAAGCCGCAAGGGCGAGATGCTCTCCTGGTTCTCCTCGGTGACCATCATCGGCACCCTCCTGGGCGCTCCGATCGGCGGCCTCATTCTCCACACGCTGGTCCCAGGGACGGAGGGTCCCGGCCTGTGGGCCTTCCGGACCGTCTATCTGGTCAGCGGCGTCCTCGGCGCGGCCTCCCTGATTCTGGGTTGGCGCATCCTGCGCCGCGAGGGGCGGCCCGTGGGCGTCGGCGGCCTGCGCTCCCGGCTGGCCAAGTTTCGGACGGGAATCCGGGAGGTGCTCTCCGACCGCCGGGTGGTCATCGCCTCTGGCATGGAGGGCATCCAGAACATGACCATGGGCGCGCTGGAGGCCTTCCTGCCCATCTACGCCGTGACCGTGGCCGGACTGAACGAGTTCCAGGCCGGACTGCTGTGGGGCGCGCAGATCGTGGTGACCATGCTCTCCAAACCCATCATGGGTCGCCTGTCGGACCGCAACGGCCGGAAACCGGTCATCGCCCTGGGTCTGATCTGCTGCGCCGTGTCCTTCATGGCCATTCCCTGGCTCGACGGGTTCTGGACCCTATGCCTGGCGGCCCTGGTCTTCGGCCTGGGCGAGGCCTTCGTGACCTCCTCCTCGGCGGCCCTGGTGGCGGACATCTGCCACCGCCGCAACTACGGGGCGGCCATGGGCACCTTCGGCACCCTGTTCGACATCGGTCACGCCTCCGGCCCAATCCTCTCGGGAGTGCTGGTGTCCGGCCTGGGCTACCGGGCAGCCTTCGCCATCATGGGCATGGTGTTGCTCCTTGCCTTGCCCGTGTTATGGAAGGGCATCACCGATGAGACATTCAACGGTGAACCGCAGGACAGCGAGGTTGCGGCATGA